The Euphorbia lathyris chromosome 2, ddEupLath1.1, whole genome shotgun sequence genome includes a window with the following:
- the LOC136220970 gene encoding uncharacterized protein produces the protein METIPPLSKAKQKAQVEQFARSAGIGTESAFAPAFGSSRQAPTIGFVVGKLTQYFHTNIQFSRPNGGDGPIEFFIDTTFQTPYDPPTTTNIDTSHQRDGAPAPQGECLILAM, from the exons ATGGAGACTATCCCACCTTTATCCAAG GCCAAGCAAAAGGCCCAAGTTGAGCAATTTGCTCGGAGTGCGGGTATTGGTACTGAGAGCGCTTTTGCTCCTGCCTTTGGTTCATCTCGCCAGGCTCCGACGATTGGCTTTGTGGTTGGAAAGTTGACTCAGTACTTCCACACCAACATTCAGTTTTCTAGGCCTAATGGAGGCGATGGACCAATTGAGTTCTTCATAGACACGACTTTCCAAACACCTTATGATCCTCCTACCACCACTAAT ATTGACACATCTCATCAAAGGGATGGAGCGCCAGCTCCACAAGGAGAATGTCTTATTCTCG cCATGTAA